From Salvia splendens isolate huo1 chromosome 16, SspV2, whole genome shotgun sequence, a single genomic window includes:
- the LOC121770170 gene encoding uncharacterized protein LOC121770170, with the protein MERAIKGNGLTSHIDRVTEPPPRSDPSYHKWQQRDHTVFNWIINNIEADLVNEVSQYATANDLWEGLAVTYGSGADPFQVYDLHRQTDAIKQEGMSLEALWQKLQGLWISIDRREPNPMEGEVASAIQ; encoded by the coding sequence ATGGAGAGGGCGATCAAAGGGAATGGACTCACGTCCCATATTGACAGAGTAACCGAACCTCCCCCTCGATCGGACCCATCCTACCACAAGTGGCAACAACGAGACCACACTGTCTTCAACTGGATTATCAATAACATTGAAGCCGACCTGGTCAATGAAGTGTCGCAATACGCAACGGCGAATGACCTATGGGAGGGCCTTGCCGTCACGTATGGCAGCGGCGCGGACCCTTTCCAGGTCTATGACCTGCACAGACAAACTGATGCCATCAAGCAAGAAGGAATGTCATTAGAAGCATTATGGCAAAAACTACAAGGATTGTGGATCTCGATTGATCGACGGGAACCCAATCCCATGGAGGGAGAGGTCGCATCGGCAATCCAATAG